Genomic segment of bacterium:
GGGCGCCAAGCCGCCTGGCCTGCGTCGCCGCGTCGATCGCCGTGTTGCCCGCGCCGATCACGATCACGCGGCTGCCCACCTCCACCGTGTCGAGCGGCTGCGTCTTGATGCGGCGGATGAAGGAAAGCGCGTCCTCCACGCCCGCCGCGTCCTCGCCCGGAATATCGAGCCGACGCGTTTCGCCAAGCCCGATCCCCAAAAGCACCGCGTCGTGCGTCGCGAGAAGTTCGCGCAAGGCGATCTCGTCGACCGCCCTTTCGTTCGTCTTGATTTTCACCCCGCCGATGCGAAGCAGAAACTCCAGCTCCTCCTGCACGAACACGTTGCCGATCTTGTATTCCGCGATGCCGTAACGATCCAGCCCGCCCGCGGCCGGCTCCTTTTCGTGGATCGTCACCTTGTGCCCGAGCTTCGACAGCTCGAACGCCGCGGACACGCCCGCCGGTCCCGCGCCGACGATCGCGATATGCCGCCCCGTGTCCGCGCCGCGCTCGAACGGCAGCTCGCCGGACGACATCAATCGGTCGGTCGCGAATCGTTGCAGCTTGCCGATCGGAATCGGCCGCCCGTGCACCGTCGAGCAAACGCACAGGCTCTCGCACAGCTTCTCCACCGGGCACACGCGCGCGCACACCGCGCCGAAGATGTTGGCCGAAAGAATCGTGCGCGCGGCGTCGAGCGGACGCCCCTGCGCGATCTGCTTGATGAACCGCGGGATATCGATCTTGGTCGGGCAGCCGCGCATGCACGGGATGTCGTATTCGCAATACAGGCACCGCTCCGCCTCGAACGACGCCTCCGCGGTGGACAACGGCGGGCGGATCTCCTCGAAGTTTCGAAGGATCTGCTCGCGCGTCAGCCGCCCGGCTCGACGCCCCGCTTCGTCCAGCGGTTCCAGTTTTTTCGGCACGCCGCTCAAATGCGTTTTCCCTTCGCGTTCTTCGCGCCTTCGCGGTGAAACCTGCGATCCCACCGTGTTCCTTCGCGTCTTTGCGTTCCCTTTGCGCCTTCGCGGTGAAACCTAGCCCGCGATCGGCGAGCCGACGTCCATCGCGAAACGCTTTTTCATCTGCTCGACCTGCACGCTGATCGGAATCACCTTCATGAAATCGTAGATGTTCTGGCGCGCCTCGAGCGCGCGCGCGCTTCCGGTCGCCGCGATGTATTCGTCAAGCAGCGGCACCAGCTCCTCGTACATCTCGTCCTCGTTCACGTCGGTCAGCGCCACCGACCGGTCGTCGATCGTGAAGCGCACGTCCTGCCCGCCGTCGGGATCGTAGATGAAGATTTTCCCGTCCGTCATGCCCGCGCCGATATGCTCGCCCACCGGGCCAAGCAGCATCACCACGCCGTTTGTCATGTATTCGCACGCGTATTGCCCCGCGCCCTCGCACACGATCGTCGCGCCCGAGTTGCGCACGCCGAGCCGCTGCCCCGCGCGCCCCTCGATGAACAGCTTGCCGCCCGTCGCGCCGAACGCCACCGTGTTGCCGACAAGCGTCGTCTCAAAGCTTCTCCCGGCGAATCCCGCCGGCTGCTT
This window contains:
- a CDS encoding NAD(P)-dependent oxidoreductase codes for the protein MPKKLEPLDEAGRRAGRLTREQILRNFEEIRPPLSTAEASFEAERCLYCEYDIPCMRGCPTKIDIPRFIKQIAQGRPLDAARTILSANIFGAVCARVCPVEKLCESLCVCSTVHGRPIPIGKLQRFATDRLMSSGELPFERGADTGRHIAIVGAGPAGVSAAFELSKLGHKVTIHEKEPAAGGLDRYGIAEYKIGNVFVQEELEFLLRIGGVKIKTNERAVDEIALRELLATHDAVLLGIGLGETRRLDIPGEDAAGVEDALSFIRRIKTQPLDTVEVGSRVIVIGAGNTAIDAATQARRLGAQDVIVAYRGDKSRIKCTEHEYELSVLDDCRWMWNVEPVEVLVEDGEVSGVRFREKDGDAMREFELPCDHFVKAIGQVPHPWIARVEGLALEPNGTVKVDPITWQTSVPKLYAAGDCVVKAKEVVNAVYEGKRAALSIDGALSYG